Proteins from a single region of Cydia pomonella isolate Wapato2018A chromosome 13, ilCydPomo1, whole genome shotgun sequence:
- the LOC133524429 gene encoding perilipin-4-like isoform X11, which yields MFSGIADKNLGAFRSIGEKTASLFERKKKDVEQVASEKAQEAAHVVEDQVKKAGELVGGAQSTANDAASSANNAKNSAIDALDKELSKVSLAAGEAQDAANRAVADGKKVVDTAKDTIATSVDNTKKSAEAAVNAAKETLSSTVDATQIAAQNALDTGKSYATSAKDTVSSTIQSTVDTTQKVAQTAVETGKTYATSAKDTVSNTVQNTVEGTKNITQSAVDQSKAYIGSAKDTAQHTLQSALDTSMSYAYSAYDIGKSYVDSARDTVSNTVDNTKKAAESTIETSKTYVGSAKDTIQSTVYSTVDTTKQVAQNALEKGKGYVDSAKDTVASTVDTTKKTAAAAVETGVSYAGAAKGTIANTVSSTVDVTKNVAASAVEKGTSIVGSAKGTVVNTVDATKTAAATAVETGSSYLVSAKDTVANTVHSTADTTKNVAACAVEKGSALVGSAKDTVASTVDASKNAAASAVETGTSYLGSARDTVANTVHSTVDVTKNVAASAVEKGSALVGSAKDTVANTVHSTVDVTKNVAASAVEKGSALVGSAKDTVANTVHSTVDVTKNVAASAVEKGSALVGSAKDTVASTVDASKNAAASAVETGTSYLGSARDTVANTVHSTVDVTKNVTASAVEKGSALVGSAKDTVASTVDASKNAAASAVETGTSYLGSARDTVANTVHSTVDVTKNVAASAVEKGSALVGSAKDTVASSVDATKTAAANAVETGSSYLGSAKDSVANTVHSTVDATKNLTASAVEKGTSYVGAAKDTVANTVHSTVDATKNLTTSAVEKGTSYVGAAKDSVASTLSSTVDATKNVTASAVETGSSFVGSAKDTLANTVDATKNAAASAVEKGTSLVGSAKDTVASTVQSTVDTTKSFAGNVVDKGSSLVGSAKDLTSSIYNTENTEVSSEDVKGIVEDTNERVQNGISSALIQTNGVAGSFHDGIQSKFSSTKATEAAASCKKVAENTTDTIHSTVDSTKKAAEEAKAQAAKAAEDAKEKARQAAEAAAAEAKRAANAAMEESKKAAEKAAADASNAVNSTVDNTLKRVEAAADEGIKNAGHVVDAKIKDADKYLSEKRDALASNLSTAMHDGSEGAAGLLSKGLAAFPK from the exons ATGTTCAGCGGCATTGCAG ACAAAAACCTTG GAGCCTTCAGAAGCATCGGAGAGAAGACAGCGTCGCTGTTCGAGCGCAAGAAGAAGGATGTTGAACAGGTGGCTTCGGAGAAGGCTCAGGAGGCCGCCCACGTCGTGGAAGATCAGGTCAAGAAGGCCGGGGAGCTAGTTGGTGGAGCGCAGTCGACTGCCAATGACGCAGCGAGCTCAG CCAACAACGCCAAGAACTCAGCCATCGATGCCCTGGACAAGGAGCTGTCAAAGGTGTCCCTGGCGGCTGGAGAGGCGCAGGACGCCGCCAACCGAGCCGTCGCTGATGGCAAGAAGGTCGTTGACACTGCTAAAG ATACAATTGCAACATCCGTAGATAATACCAAAAAATCAGCAGAGGCAGCAGTCAACGCAGCTAAAg AGACCCTATCGAGCACAGTAGATGCCACACAAATAGCCGCACAGAACGCCCTCGACACTGGCAAATCGTACGCCACTAGTGCTAAAG ATACCGTTTCAAGCACAATCCAAAGCACTGTAGATACAACACAAAAGGTAGCCCAAACGGCTGTGGAAACAGGCAAAACTTATGCTACATCCGcaaaag ATACAGTATCCAACACTGTGCAAAATACAGTGGAGGGtactaaaaatattacacaaagTGCTGTTGATCAGAGCAAAGCTTACATCGGCAGTGCAAAAG ATACGGCCCAGCACACGCTCCAAAGTGCCCTGGACACGTCAATGAGCTATGCGTATTCGGCTTATGATATCGGAAAATCCTATGTTGATAGCGCTAGAG ATACAGTATCAAATACTGTAGATAATACTAAAAAAGCTGCAGAAAGTACGATCGAAACTAGCAAAACATACGTCGGTTCAGccaaag ATACTATTCAGAGTACTGTGTATAGCACTGTAGATACAACGAAGCAAGTTGCTCAAAATGCGTTAGAAAAAGGGAAGGGTTATGTTGATAGTGCCAAAG atACAGTAGCGAGTACGGTAGATACGACCAAAAAAACAGCAGCGGCCGCGGTAGAGACAGGCGTATCATATGCCGGTGCCGCTAAAG gCACCATTGCAAACACTGTCAGTAGCACAGTAGATGTGACAAAAAATGTAGCCGCGTCAGCAGTAGAAAAGGGAACTTCAATTGTAGGAAGTGCTAAAG GTACCGTTGTCAATACCGTTGATGCAACTAAAACAGCGGCTGCTACGGCGGTTGAAACGGGTTCTTCGTATTTAGTCAGTGCTAAAG atacCGTTGCAAATACTGTTCATAGCACAGCAGACACAACTAAAAATGTTGCCGCATGTGCTGTTGAAAAGGGTTCAGCATTAGTAGGAAGTGCTAAAG aTACCGTTGCCAGTACTGTAGATGCTTCCAAAAATGCAGCCGCGTCTGCAGTTGAAACGGGCACTTCATATTTGGGAAGTGCTAGAG atACTGTAGCAAACACAGTTCATAGTACTGTAGACGTAACAAAGAATGTAGCGGCGTCAGCTGTTGAAAAGGGCTCTGCGTTAGTAGGAAGTGCTAAAG atACTGTAGCAAACACAGTCCATAGTACTGTAGACGTAACAAAGAATGTAGCGGCGTCAGCTGTTGAAAAGGGCTCTGCGTTAGTAGGAAGCGCTAAAG atACTGTAGCAAACACCGTCCATAGTACTGTAGACGTAACAAAGAATGTAGCGGCGTCAGCTGTTGAAAAGGGCTCTGCATTAGTAGGAAGCGCTAAAG ATACCGTTGCCAGTACTGTAGATGCTTCCAAAAATGCAGCCGCATCTGCGGTTGAAACGGGCACTTCGTATTTAGGAAGTGCTAGAg atACTGTAGCAAACACCGTCCATAGTACTGTAGACGTAACAAAGAATGTAACGGCGTCAGCTGTTGAAAAGGGCTCAGCGTTAGTAGGAAGTGCTAAAG ATACCGTTGCCAGTACTGTAGATGCTTCCAAAAATGCAGCCGCATCTGCGGTTGAAACGGGCACTTCGTATTTAGGAAGTGCTAGAg atACTGTAGCAAACACCGTCCATAGTACTGTAGACGTAACCAAGAACGTAGCGGCGTCAGCTGTTGAAAAGGGCTCGGCGTTAGTAGGAAGTGCTAAAG ATACTGTAGCCAGTTCTGTCGATGCTACTAAAACTGCGGCAGCGAACGCTGTAGAAACAGGCAGTTCATATTTAGGAAGTGCTAAAG attcGGTTGCCAACACTGTCCATAGTACCGTAGATGCGACTAAAAATTTAACAGCATCTGCCGTTGAAAAGGGCACATCTTACGTGGGTGCTGCTAAAG atACGGTGGCCAACACTGTCCATAGCACTGTAGATGCGACAAAAAATTTAACAACATCTGCCGTTGAAAAGGGCACATCGTATGTAGGCGCTGCCAAAG ATAGCGTAGCGAGCACACTTTCTAGTACAGTAGACGCTACTAAAAACGTCACGGCGTCTGCTGTTGAGACCGGTTCCTCGTTTGTAGGCAGTGCCAAAg acacCCTTGCAAATACTGTAGACGCAACCAAGAATGCGGCGGCGTCCGCTGTTGAAAAGGGAACGTCTTTAGTAGGAAGTGCTAAAG ATACCGTAGCAAGCACAGTACAAAGCACTGTAGATACCACTAAAAGCTTTGCCGGTAACGTGGTGGATAAGGGATCGTCGCTTGTTGGAAGCGCCAAAG ACCTAACAAGCTCGATTTATAATACTGAAAATACTGAGGTTTCATCAGAGGACGTAAAGGGCATTGTAGAAGATACTAATG AACGCGTCCAAAATGGCATCTCATCTGCTTTGATCCAGACCAATGGAGTCGCTGGCAGCTTCCACG ATGGAATTCAAAGCAAATTCAGCTCTACAAAGGCTACTGAGGCGGCGGCTAGTTGCAAGAAAGTCGCAGAAAATACGACTG ACACAATCCACTCGACGGTAGACAGCACGAAGAAGGCGGCAGAGGAGGCCAAAGCGCAGGCGGCGAAGGCCGCCGAAGACGCCAAGGAAAAGGCCCGACAGGCCGCGGAGGCCGCTGCTGCTGAGGCCAAGAGAGCGGCCA ACGCAGCGATGGAAGAATCCAAAAAAGCAGCTGAGAAAGCCGCAGCGGACGCTAGCAACGCCGTGAACAGCACCGTTGACAACACGCTGAAGCGCGTGGAAGCCGCCGCCGATGAGGGCATCAAGAACGCCGGACACGTCGTCGACGCCAAAATTAAGGACGCCGACAAATACCTCAGCGAGAAGCGCGACGCG CTCGCATCGAACCTATCGACGGCAATGCACGACGGCTCCGAGGGCGCCGCCGGCCTGCTGAGCAAGGGGCTCGCCGCGTTCCCCAAATAA
- the LOC133524429 gene encoding perilipin-4-like isoform X9 — protein MFSGIADKNLGAFRSIGEKTASLFERKKKDVEQVASEKAQEAAHVVEDQVKKAGELVGGAQSTANDAASSANNAKNSAIDALDKELSKVSLAAGEAQDAANRAVADGKKVVDTAKDTIATSVDNTKKSAEAAVNAAKETLSSTVDATQIAAQNALDTGKSYATSAKDTVSSTIQSTVDTTQKVAQTAVETGKTYATSAKDTVSNTVQNTVEGTKNITQSAVDQSKAYIGSAKDTAQHTLQSALDTSMSYAYSAYDIGKSYVDSARDTVSNTVDNTKKAAESTIETSKTYVGSAKDTIQSTVYSTVDTTKQVAQNALEKGKGYVDSAKDTVASTVDTTKKTAAAAVETGVSYAGAAKGTIANTVSSTVDVTKNVAASAVEKGTSIVGSAKGTVVNTVDATKTAAATAVETGSSYLVSAKDTVANTVHSTADTTKNVAACAVEKGSALVGSAKDTVASTVDASKNAAASAVETGTSYLGSARDTVANTVHSTVDVTKNVAASAVEKGSALVGSAKDTVANTVHSTVDVTKNVAASAVEKGSALVGSAKDTVASTVDASKNAAASAVETGTSYLGSARDTVANTVHSTVDVTKNVAASAVEKGSALVGSAKDTVANTVHSTVDVTKNVTASAVEKGSALVGSAKDTVASTVDASKNAAASAVETGTSYLGSARDTVANTVHSTVDVTKNVAASAVEKGSALVGSAKDTVASSVDATKTAAANAVETGSSYLGSAKDSVANTVHSTVDATKNLTASAVEKGTSYVGAAKDTVANTVHSTVDATKNLTTSAVEKGTSYVGAAKDSVASTLSSTVDATKNVTASAVETGSSFVGSAKDTLANTVDATKNAAASAVEKGTSLVGSAKDTVASTVQSTVDTTKSFAGNVVDKGSSLVGSAKDLTSSIYNTENTEVSSEDVKGIVEDTNERVQNGISSALIQTNGVAGSFHDGIQSKFSSTKATEAAASCKKVAENTTDTIHSTVDSTKKAAEEAKAQAAKAAEDAKEKARQAAEAAAAEAKRAANAAMEESKKAAEKAAADASNAVNSTVDNTLKRVEAAADEGIKNAGHVVDAKIKDADKYLSEKRDALASNLSTAMHDGSEGAAGLLSKGLAAFPK, from the exons ATGTTCAGCGGCATTGCAG ACAAAAACCTTG GAGCCTTCAGAAGCATCGGAGAGAAGACAGCGTCGCTGTTCGAGCGCAAGAAGAAGGATGTTGAACAGGTGGCTTCGGAGAAGGCTCAGGAGGCCGCCCACGTCGTGGAAGATCAGGTCAAGAAGGCCGGGGAGCTAGTTGGTGGAGCGCAGTCGACTGCCAATGACGCAGCGAGCTCAG CCAACAACGCCAAGAACTCAGCCATCGATGCCCTGGACAAGGAGCTGTCAAAGGTGTCCCTGGCGGCTGGAGAGGCGCAGGACGCCGCCAACCGAGCCGTCGCTGATGGCAAGAAGGTCGTTGACACTGCTAAAG ATACAATTGCAACATCCGTAGATAATACCAAAAAATCAGCAGAGGCAGCAGTCAACGCAGCTAAAg AGACCCTATCGAGCACAGTAGATGCCACACAAATAGCCGCACAGAACGCCCTCGACACTGGCAAATCGTACGCCACTAGTGCTAAAG ATACCGTTTCAAGCACAATCCAAAGCACTGTAGATACAACACAAAAGGTAGCCCAAACGGCTGTGGAAACAGGCAAAACTTATGCTACATCCGcaaaag ATACAGTATCCAACACTGTGCAAAATACAGTGGAGGGtactaaaaatattacacaaagTGCTGTTGATCAGAGCAAAGCTTACATCGGCAGTGCAAAAG ATACGGCCCAGCACACGCTCCAAAGTGCCCTGGACACGTCAATGAGCTATGCGTATTCGGCTTATGATATCGGAAAATCCTATGTTGATAGCGCTAGAG ATACAGTATCAAATACTGTAGATAATACTAAAAAAGCTGCAGAAAGTACGATCGAAACTAGCAAAACATACGTCGGTTCAGccaaag ATACTATTCAGAGTACTGTGTATAGCACTGTAGATACAACGAAGCAAGTTGCTCAAAATGCGTTAGAAAAAGGGAAGGGTTATGTTGATAGTGCCAAAG atACAGTAGCGAGTACGGTAGATACGACCAAAAAAACAGCAGCGGCCGCGGTAGAGACAGGCGTATCATATGCCGGTGCCGCTAAAG gCACCATTGCAAACACTGTCAGTAGCACAGTAGATGTGACAAAAAATGTAGCCGCGTCAGCAGTAGAAAAGGGAACTTCAATTGTAGGAAGTGCTAAAG GTACCGTTGTCAATACCGTTGATGCAACTAAAACAGCGGCTGCTACGGCGGTTGAAACGGGTTCTTCGTATTTAGTCAGTGCTAAAG atacCGTTGCAAATACTGTTCATAGCACAGCAGACACAACTAAAAATGTTGCCGCATGTGCTGTTGAAAAGGGTTCAGCATTAGTAGGAAGTGCTAAAG aTACCGTTGCCAGTACTGTAGATGCTTCCAAAAATGCAGCCGCGTCTGCAGTTGAAACGGGCACTTCATATTTGGGAAGTGCTAGAG atACTGTAGCAAACACAGTTCATAGTACTGTAGACGTAACAAAGAATGTAGCGGCGTCAGCTGTTGAAAAGGGCTCTGCGTTAGTAGGAAGTGCTAAAG atACTGTAGCAAACACAGTCCATAGTACTGTAGACGTAACAAAGAATGTAGCGGCGTCAGCTGTTGAAAAGGGCTCTGCGTTAGTAGGAAGCGCTAAAG ATACAGTTGCCAGTACTGTAGATGCTTCCAAAAATGCAGCCGCATCTGCGGTTGAAACGGGCACTTCGTATTTAGGAAGTGCTAGAg atACTGTAGCAAACACCGTCCATAGTACTGTAGACGTAACAAAGAATGTAGCGGCGTCAGCTGTTGAAAAGGGCTCTGCATTAGTAGGAAGCGCTAAAG atACTGTAGCAAACACCGTCCATAGTACTGTAGACGTAACAAAGAATGTAACGGCGTCAGCTGTTGAAAAGGGCTCAGCGTTAGTAGGAAGTGCTAAAG ATACCGTTGCCAGTACTGTAGATGCTTCCAAAAATGCAGCCGCATCTGCGGTTGAAACGGGCACTTCGTATTTAGGAAGTGCTAGAg atACTGTAGCAAACACCGTCCATAGTACTGTAGACGTAACCAAGAACGTAGCGGCGTCAGCTGTTGAAAAGGGCTCGGCGTTAGTAGGAAGTGCTAAAG ATACTGTAGCCAGTTCTGTCGATGCTACTAAAACTGCGGCAGCGAACGCTGTAGAAACAGGCAGTTCATATTTAGGAAGTGCTAAAG attcGGTTGCCAACACTGTCCATAGTACCGTAGATGCGACTAAAAATTTAACAGCATCTGCCGTTGAAAAGGGCACATCTTACGTGGGTGCTGCTAAAG atACGGTGGCCAACACTGTCCATAGCACTGTAGATGCGACAAAAAATTTAACAACATCTGCCGTTGAAAAGGGCACATCGTATGTAGGCGCTGCCAAAG ATAGCGTAGCGAGCACACTTTCTAGTACAGTAGACGCTACTAAAAACGTCACGGCGTCTGCTGTTGAGACCGGTTCCTCGTTTGTAGGCAGTGCCAAAg acacCCTTGCAAATACTGTAGACGCAACCAAGAATGCGGCGGCGTCCGCTGTTGAAAAGGGAACGTCTTTAGTAGGAAGTGCTAAAG ATACCGTAGCAAGCACAGTACAAAGCACTGTAGATACCACTAAAAGCTTTGCCGGTAACGTGGTGGATAAGGGATCGTCGCTTGTTGGAAGCGCCAAAG ACCTAACAAGCTCGATTTATAATACTGAAAATACTGAGGTTTCATCAGAGGACGTAAAGGGCATTGTAGAAGATACTAATG AACGCGTCCAAAATGGCATCTCATCTGCTTTGATCCAGACCAATGGAGTCGCTGGCAGCTTCCACG ATGGAATTCAAAGCAAATTCAGCTCTACAAAGGCTACTGAGGCGGCGGCTAGTTGCAAGAAAGTCGCAGAAAATACGACTG ACACAATCCACTCGACGGTAGACAGCACGAAGAAGGCGGCAGAGGAGGCCAAAGCGCAGGCGGCGAAGGCCGCCGAAGACGCCAAGGAAAAGGCCCGACAGGCCGCGGAGGCCGCTGCTGCTGAGGCCAAGAGAGCGGCCA ACGCAGCGATGGAAGAATCCAAAAAAGCAGCTGAGAAAGCCGCAGCGGACGCTAGCAACGCCGTGAACAGCACCGTTGACAACACGCTGAAGCGCGTGGAAGCCGCCGCCGATGAGGGCATCAAGAACGCCGGACACGTCGTCGACGCCAAAATTAAGGACGCCGACAAATACCTCAGCGAGAAGCGCGACGCG CTCGCATCGAACCTATCGACGGCAATGCACGACGGCTCCGAGGGCGCCGCCGGCCTGCTGAGCAAGGGGCTCGCCGCGTTCCCCAAATAA
- the LOC133524429 gene encoding perilipin-4-like isoform X24: MFSGIADKNLGAFRSIGEKTASLFERKKKDVEQVASEKAQEAAHVVEDQVKKAGELVGGAQSTANDAASSANNAKNSAIDALDKELSKVSLAAGEAQDAANRAVADGKKVVDTAKDTIATSVDNTKKSAEAAVNAAKETLSSTVDATQIAAQNALDTGKSYATSAKDTVSSTIQSTVDTTQKVAQTAVETGKTYATSAKDTVSNTVQNTVEGTKNITQSAVDQSKAYIGSAKDTAQHTLQSALDTSMSYAYSAYDIGKSYVDSARDTVSNTVDNTKKAAESTIETSKTYVGSAKDTIQSTVYSTVDTTKQVAQNALEKGKGYVDSAKDTVASTVDTTKKTAAAAVETGVSYAGAAKGTIANTVSSTVDVTKNVAASAVEKGTSIVGSAKGTVVNTVDATKTAAATAVETGSSYLVSAKDTVANTVHSTADTTKNVAACAVEKGSALVGSAKDTVASTVDASKNAAASAVETGTSYLGSARDTVANTVHSTVDVTKNVAASAVEKGSALVGSAKDTVANTVHSTVDVTKNVAASAVEKGSALVGSAKDTVASTVDASKNAAASAVETGTSYLGSARDTVANTVHSTVDVTKNVAASAVEKGSALVGSAKDTVASTVDASKNAAASAVETGTSYLGSARDTVANTVHSTVDVTKNVTASAVEKGSALVGSAKDTVASTVDASKNAAASAVETGTSYLGSARDTVANTVHSTVDVTKNVAASAVEKGSALVGSAKDTVASSVDATKTAAANAVETGSSYLGSAKDSVANTVHSTVDATKNLTASAVEKGTSYVGAAKDTVANTVHSTVDATKNLTTSAVEKGTSYVGAAKDSVASTLSSTVDATKNVTASAVETGSSFVGSAKDTLANTVDATKNAAASAVEKGTSLVGSAKDLTSSIYNTENTEVSSEDVKGIVEDTNDGIQSKFSSTKATEAAASCKKVAENTTDTIHSTVDSTKKAAEEAKAQAAKAAEDAKEKARQAAEAAAAEAKRAANAAMEESKKAAEKAAADASNAVNSTVDNTLKRVEAAADEGIKNAGHVVDAKIKDADKYLSEKRDALASNLSTAMHDGSEGAAGLLSKGLAAFPK, translated from the exons ATGTTCAGCGGCATTGCAG ACAAAAACCTTG GAGCCTTCAGAAGCATCGGAGAGAAGACAGCGTCGCTGTTCGAGCGCAAGAAGAAGGATGTTGAACAGGTGGCTTCGGAGAAGGCTCAGGAGGCCGCCCACGTCGTGGAAGATCAGGTCAAGAAGGCCGGGGAGCTAGTTGGTGGAGCGCAGTCGACTGCCAATGACGCAGCGAGCTCAG CCAACAACGCCAAGAACTCAGCCATCGATGCCCTGGACAAGGAGCTGTCAAAGGTGTCCCTGGCGGCTGGAGAGGCGCAGGACGCCGCCAACCGAGCCGTCGCTGATGGCAAGAAGGTCGTTGACACTGCTAAAG ATACAATTGCAACATCCGTAGATAATACCAAAAAATCAGCAGAGGCAGCAGTCAACGCAGCTAAAg AGACCCTATCGAGCACAGTAGATGCCACACAAATAGCCGCACAGAACGCCCTCGACACTGGCAAATCGTACGCCACTAGTGCTAAAG ATACCGTTTCAAGCACAATCCAAAGCACTGTAGATACAACACAAAAGGTAGCCCAAACGGCTGTGGAAACAGGCAAAACTTATGCTACATCCGcaaaag ATACAGTATCCAACACTGTGCAAAATACAGTGGAGGGtactaaaaatattacacaaagTGCTGTTGATCAGAGCAAAGCTTACATCGGCAGTGCAAAAG ATACGGCCCAGCACACGCTCCAAAGTGCCCTGGACACGTCAATGAGCTATGCGTATTCGGCTTATGATATCGGAAAATCCTATGTTGATAGCGCTAGAG ATACAGTATCAAATACTGTAGATAATACTAAAAAAGCTGCAGAAAGTACGATCGAAACTAGCAAAACATACGTCGGTTCAGccaaag ATACTATTCAGAGTACTGTGTATAGCACTGTAGATACAACGAAGCAAGTTGCTCAAAATGCGTTAGAAAAAGGGAAGGGTTATGTTGATAGTGCCAAAG atACAGTAGCGAGTACGGTAGATACGACCAAAAAAACAGCAGCGGCCGCGGTAGAGACAGGCGTATCATATGCCGGTGCCGCTAAAG gCACCATTGCAAACACTGTCAGTAGCACAGTAGATGTGACAAAAAATGTAGCCGCGTCAGCAGTAGAAAAGGGAACTTCAATTGTAGGAAGTGCTAAAG GTACCGTTGTCAATACCGTTGATGCAACTAAAACAGCGGCTGCTACGGCGGTTGAAACGGGTTCTTCGTATTTAGTCAGTGCTAAAG atacCGTTGCAAATACTGTTCATAGCACAGCAGACACAACTAAAAATGTTGCCGCATGTGCTGTTGAAAAGGGTTCAGCATTAGTAGGAAGTGCTAAAG aTACCGTTGCCAGTACTGTAGATGCTTCCAAAAATGCAGCCGCGTCTGCAGTTGAAACGGGCACTTCATATTTGGGAAGTGCTAGAG atACTGTAGCAAACACAGTTCATAGTACTGTAGACGTAACAAAGAATGTAGCGGCGTCAGCTGTTGAAAAGGGCTCTGCGTTAGTAGGAAGTGCTAAAG atACTGTAGCAAACACAGTCCATAGTACTGTAGACGTAACAAAGAATGTAGCGGCGTCAGCTGTTGAAAAGGGCTCTGCGTTAGTAGGAAGCGCTAAAG ATACAGTTGCCAGTACTGTAGATGCTTCCAAAAATGCAGCCGCATCTGCGGTTGAAACGGGCACTTCGTATTTAGGAAGTGCTAGAg atACTGTAGCAAACACCGTCCATAGTACTGTAGACGTAACAAAGAATGTAGCGGCGTCAGCTGTTGAAAAGGGCTCTGCATTAGTAGGAAGCGCTAAAG ATACCGTTGCCAGTACTGTAGATGCTTCCAAAAATGCAGCCGCATCTGCGGTTGAAACGGGCACTTCGTATTTAGGAAGTGCTAGAg atACTGTAGCAAACACCGTCCATAGTACTGTAGACGTAACAAAGAATGTAACGGCGTCAGCTGTTGAAAAGGGCTCAGCGTTAGTAGGAAGTGCTAAAG ATACCGTTGCCAGTACTGTAGATGCTTCCAAAAATGCAGCCGCATCTGCGGTTGAAACGGGCACTTCGTATTTAGGAAGTGCTAGAg atACTGTAGCAAACACCGTCCATAGTACTGTAGACGTAACCAAGAACGTAGCGGCGTCAGCTGTTGAAAAGGGCTCGGCGTTAGTAGGAAGTGCTAAAG ATACTGTAGCCAGTTCTGTCGATGCTACTAAAACTGCGGCAGCGAACGCTGTAGAAACAGGCAGTTCATATTTAGGAAGTGCTAAAG attcGGTTGCCAACACTGTCCATAGTACCGTAGATGCGACTAAAAATTTAACAGCATCTGCCGTTGAAAAGGGCACATCTTACGTGGGTGCTGCTAAAG atACGGTGGCCAACACTGTCCATAGCACTGTAGATGCGACAAAAAATTTAACAACATCTGCCGTTGAAAAGGGCACATCGTATGTAGGCGCTGCCAAAG ATAGCGTAGCGAGCACACTTTCTAGTACAGTAGACGCTACTAAAAACGTCACGGCGTCTGCTGTTGAGACCGGTTCCTCGTTTGTAGGCAGTGCCAAAg acacCCTTGCAAATACTGTAGACGCAACCAAGAATGCGGCGGCGTCCGCTGTTGAAAAGGGAACGTCTTTAGTAGGAAGTGCTAAAG ACCTAACAAGCTCGATTTATAATACTGAAAATACTGAGGTTTCATCAGAGGACGTAAAGGGCATTGTAGAAGATACTAATG ATGGAATTCAAAGCAAATTCAGCTCTACAAAGGCTACTGAGGCGGCGGCTAGTTGCAAGAAAGTCGCAGAAAATACGACTG ACACAATCCACTCGACGGTAGACAGCACGAAGAAGGCGGCAGAGGAGGCCAAAGCGCAGGCGGCGAAGGCCGCCGAAGACGCCAAGGAAAAGGCCCGACAGGCCGCGGAGGCCGCTGCTGCTGAGGCCAAGAGAGCGGCCA ACGCAGCGATGGAAGAATCCAAAAAAGCAGCTGAGAAAGCCGCAGCGGACGCTAGCAACGCCGTGAACAGCACCGTTGACAACACGCTGAAGCGCGTGGAAGCCGCCGCCGATGAGGGCATCAAGAACGCCGGACACGTCGTCGACGCCAAAATTAAGGACGCCGACAAATACCTCAGCGAGAAGCGCGACGCG CTCGCATCGAACCTATCGACGGCAATGCACGACGGCTCCGAGGGCGCCGCCGGCCTGCTGAGCAAGGGGCTCGCCGCGTTCCCCAAATAA